In Enoplosus armatus isolate fEnoArm2 chromosome 2, fEnoArm2.hap1, whole genome shotgun sequence, one DNA window encodes the following:
- the LOC139299850 gene encoding uncharacterized protein isoform X3, which yields MASHTATMGNLPSGIGICTTIPDILYLPELVFSYVATLLYFVHAILSAIRWKSF from the exons atggCCTCCCACACCGCCACCATGGGGAACCTCCCCAGCGGGATCGGAATATGTACGACCATCCCCGACATCCTCTACCTGCCGGAGCTG GTCTTCTCGTATGTAGCCACTCTCCTCTACTTCGTCCACGCCATCCTGTCCGCCATCCGGTGGAAATCTTTCTAG
- the LOC139299850 gene encoding myelin and lymphocyte protein-like isoform X1 — protein MASHTATMGNLPSGIGICTTIPDILYLPELIFGGLVWILVAVTLVVPENPQGWVMFVSVFCFVMTFIWMVVFACGGHHNKGSWAAADFAYHGIAAFFYLSASVALAKVTQEMKDGTNSQNYKLDISAVVFSYVATLLYFVHAILSAIRWKSF, from the exons atggCCTCCCACACCGCCACCATGGGGAACCTCCCCAGCGGGATCGGAATATGTACGACCATCCCCGACATCCTCTACCTGCCGGAGCTG ATCTTCGGTGGTCTGGTGTGGATCCTGGTGGCGGTAACGCTGGTGGTGCCGGAGAACCCTCAGGGCTGGGTCATGTTCGTCTCCGTCTTCTGCTTCGTCATGACTTTTATCTGGATGGTGGTGTTCGCCTGCGGGGGGCATCACAACAAAGGCAGCTGGGCTGCAGCA GACTTCGCGTATCACGGCATCGCTGCCTTCTTCTACCTCAGCGCTTCGGTGGCTTTGGCCAAAGTGACCCAGGAGATGAAGGACGGGACCAACTCCCAAAACTACAAGCTGGACATCTCTGCAGTG GTCTTCTCGTATGTAGCCACTCTCCTCTACTTCGTCCACGCCATCCTGTCCGCCATCCGGTGGAAATCTTTCTAG
- the LOC139299850 gene encoding myelin and lymphocyte protein-like isoform X2 gives MASHTATMGNLPSGIGICTTIPDILYLPELDFAYHGIAAFFYLSASVALAKVTQEMKDGTNSQNYKLDISAVVFSYVATLLYFVHAILSAIRWKSF, from the exons atggCCTCCCACACCGCCACCATGGGGAACCTCCCCAGCGGGATCGGAATATGTACGACCATCCCCGACATCCTCTACCTGCCGGAGCTG GACTTCGCGTATCACGGCATCGCTGCCTTCTTCTACCTCAGCGCTTCGGTGGCTTTGGCCAAAGTGACCCAGGAGATGAAGGACGGGACCAACTCCCAAAACTACAAGCTGGACATCTCTGCAGTG GTCTTCTCGTATGTAGCCACTCTCCTCTACTTCGTCCACGCCATCCTGTCCGCCATCCGGTGGAAATCTTTCTAG